In Novipirellula caenicola, a single genomic region encodes these proteins:
- a CDS encoding 2OG-Fe(II) oxygenase, whose product MPLVAEFVDPDIFTVAGVFSVAECSALIDRAESIGFDAASVRTHSGPKMMTNIRNNDRVNLDDPELAAMMWARISHVLPSLHDQHAVGVDSHLRFYRYEPGQEFKRHKDGSVTNDDGHVSKLSYLIYLNGDFDGGSTTFRDYDGRGDSRRKIEHVITLVTGSALLFRHER is encoded by the coding sequence ATGCCATTGGTTGCCGAATTCGTTGATCCGGACATTTTCACCGTAGCGGGCGTTTTCTCCGTCGCCGAGTGTTCCGCGTTGATCGATCGCGCAGAGTCCATCGGTTTTGATGCCGCATCTGTGCGCACACACTCCGGCCCGAAAATGATGACCAACATTCGCAACAACGATCGTGTCAACCTCGATGATCCCGAACTCGCCGCTATGATGTGGGCTCGTATTTCGCACGTCTTACCGTCGCTCCACGATCAGCACGCGGTCGGCGTTGACTCCCACCTACGTTTCTACCGATACGAACCCGGCCAGGAATTCAAACGCCACAAAGATGGTTCCGTGACCAACGACGATGGCCACGTCAGCAAACTATCCTACCTGATCTACCTCAATGGTGACTTTGACGGCGGCTCAACCACGTTTCGCGACTATGACGGCAGGGGGGACTCACGGCGTAAAATCGAACATGTCATCACGCTTGTCACTGGTTCCGCATTGCTCTTCCGTCACGAACGCTGA
- a CDS encoding SUKH-4 family immunity protein, producing the protein MAAELRHPCRKRLPSSFRAGFRCIIVSLVSAFRFDQGRRRPHNPLCDPAELIPDDYEPLLLTFHEPRVVDGATLIGSDAGGRLEMAGERIVSHDHDGEFPLRFVNSSIAQLQSCIHAHRAYAESVAVDDGGVAAATFADAILKIDPECLVAPENWWAVVLEQIRDGQL; encoded by the coding sequence GTGGCCGCAGAGTTGCGGCATCCATGCCGCAAACGCCTTCCTTCTTCTTTCAGAGCAGGCTTTCGTTGTATAATCGTCTCGTTGGTCAGCGCCTTTCGCTTCGATCAGGGGCGGCGTCGGCCACACAACCCGTTGTGTGACCCTGCCGAATTGATCCCTGACGATTACGAACCGCTGCTGCTCACTTTTCACGAACCTCGCGTCGTTGACGGCGCAACCCTGATCGGCAGCGATGCCGGTGGTCGACTCGAAATGGCTGGCGAGCGCATTGTGTCGCATGACCACGATGGTGAATTCCCTCTGCGTTTCGTGAACTCATCCATTGCTCAATTGCAATCGTGCATACACGCCCATCGGGCCTATGCTGAATCCGTGGCTGTCGATGATGGTGGCGTGGCGGCTGCAACCTTCGCTGACGCAATTCTCAAAATTGATCCCGAGTGCTTGGTTGCCCCAGAGAACTGGTGGGCGGTTGTGCTCGAACAGATTCGAGATGGTCAACTTTGA
- a CDS encoding NADAR domain-containing protein — protein sequence MAKFTTHANLRDALLDTGDEELIENAPTDYFWGCGQLGGGQSMLGKLLMETRKALRDGGQ from the coding sequence ATGGCCAAATTCACAACCCATGCTAATTTACGTGACGCCTTGCTCGACACCGGAGACGAAGAGCTCATCGAGAACGCGCCTACCGATTACTTTTGGGGCTGCGGTCAACTCGGTGGTGGGCAAAGCATGCTTGGTAAGCTCCTGATGGAGACCCGGAAAGCGTTGCGTGATGGTGGACAATAA
- the uvrA gene encoding excinuclease ABC subunit UvrA, translated as MTTKEITVKGAREHNLRDVNLSLPRGQLICFSGVSGSGKSSLAFDTLYAEGQRRYVESLSNYARQFMGQMPKPDVDFVGGLSPSISISQKSTGNNPRSTVGTITEIYDFLRVLFARVGTGHCPKCQCEITAQSRDAIVSRILSLPGEATLWVMAPLIRGQKGEFRDLFEDLRKHGFSLARVDGETIRLSDPPHLDRQHRHDVEVVVDRIDPDSRDRGRITEAIETGLKLGESSVVVSLSEANDRDAGKPSDDLLYSSRYSCGSCGQSFKPPTPQLFSFNSPQGMCEACDGLGRLYTFVPELLVPDPTKSVRKGAIELLGSWSDMGRYRRHVYQGVAKAMDEMLELKDGTMLEGPWQDLPEQAKHVWLWGSDDSLEFTWKGNSRAKTYSDSFDGFIPELLARYRTNKNKMQQRQFEKYMNTIECVDCHSQRLNPQACAVTLTTKSQKHIAAAGTDKASLPTLCELPIDELIEFFSDIQLSDTDATIASEALKEIRTRLGFLLGVGLDYLTLGRTAPTLSGGESQRIRLAGQIGSGLVGVLYILDEPSIGLHPRDNDRLIETLVRLRDRGNTLIVVEHDEDTMRASDMVVDFGPGPGVKGGRVVAAGDAETVSNTAKSVTGQFLSGKRSINPPQTLRPIDPNLQLTVKGARFHNLRDIDVSIPLATVTCVTGVSGSGKSSLIGGIVEPALRVALNGAECESGEHDTIEGLEHLDKTIAIDQSPIGRTPRSNPATYVKVFDEIRNLYAKLPEAKTRGYTASRFSFNVDGGRCAGCDGNGANKLEMDFLADIWVTCPVCQGRRYNRETLSVQFKGKSIADVLEMDISQSLALFKDIPKIAEKLQTLVDVGLEYLKLGQPSPTLSGGEAQRIKLSRELSKRETGRTLYVLDEPTTGLHFADIELLLKVIHGLADRGNTIVIVEHNTDVIKTADWVIDLGPEGGAGGGMVVAEGRPADVAKVAGSYTGAAIAKSLGMKPRKTAAKPSENILSSIITTTASTNTHVLVEGATEHNLKSVDVEIPRDAMTVFCGPSGSGKSSLAMDTIYAEGQRRYVESLSSYARQFIGQVQKPKVERIEGLSPAVALEQKNLGHSPRSTVGTVTEIYDYLRILMARLGTMYCPDCQVPVGTQTPDQIVDKIMALPEGTRAMLMAPIEVQSGPASEDTWQSLRSTGYQRVRIDGVTTSLDTAPMLDARQRHEVQVVVDRIVVQESDRSRISDSIEQALSLGIGVLQVGFAEADVEEKLWKVVTHSQHLVCGDCGRSFNNLTPHHFSFNSAVGWCPQCEGLGTQTGTNPAALITSPTATLLEGASLLWPSVDQSVSRWMMRAFSRQTRIPMDVPFDNLTVSQRRILFHGTGERWIEVRESDREAAAKTASKQDVVVFRYQFKGFYPALAEAARLTPGLRGKLEQFVDEIDCSACDGSRLQEDAAAVRWRGHTIADIVHMPLVRLAEQIATWKLDKRERKIAGELVREITSRIHFLLDVGLDYLTLHRGAATLSGGEAQRIRLAAQLGSGLCGVLYVLDEPTIGLHPRDNQRLIGALHRLRDLGNTLLVVEHDHDVIASSDYLADFGPRAGRYGGRIVARGEPTKVLPVDQSVTAGYINGTKSIAVPANRRPTFGPNGSAYVQVLKITGARENNLSGVDVQLPLGVLTAITGPSGSGKSSLIEGVLYPALARRLHRARVRPGRYEKLEGVRFIDKVIQVDQSPLGNSPTSNPATYTGVFDLIRQVFAELPEAIERRFTARTFSFNVAGGRCDTCEGSGQLKIEMHFLPDVWVPCEECDSRRYHPDVLEVKYHGASIADVLEMQCGEALELFAEHDKISRILQTICDVGLEYVTLGQSAPTLSGGEAQRVKLAAELARPMTGRTLYILDEPTTGLHFDDIEKLLGVLQRLVEMGNTVVVIEHNLDVIKCADWIIDMGPGAGVEGGQIVFEGTPEALAATCTNKKRGAVVSSTAPFLAEVLGHKVPASAKRKALPKATKKTATKKKATAKKKSSKPAAEKSATNGEVERDEVSATETNDSVHPWKVLGRRWHSLGKGFPADTEPEWPIELADMILKLLENVAGDNSLRFDAPDRVVVRPQGQQRNWAEVETKAPESLKVTLAGPHEAVDMDQLSALGFNGAVQPAATEQAEVTLRLTELKHARSRKLKTFLKQHLQRTIKT; from the coding sequence ATGACGACGAAGGAAATCACAGTCAAAGGTGCTCGAGAGCATAATCTTCGCGATGTAAATCTGAGCCTGCCGCGAGGCCAATTGATCTGTTTTTCAGGTGTTTCGGGAAGCGGAAAGTCTTCGCTAGCATTTGACACGCTCTACGCCGAGGGTCAACGGCGGTACGTCGAGAGTCTGAGCAATTACGCTCGGCAATTTATGGGCCAAATGCCCAAGCCCGATGTCGATTTTGTCGGCGGGCTAAGTCCATCGATTTCGATCAGCCAAAAATCGACCGGAAATAATCCGCGAAGTACCGTCGGCACGATCACCGAAATCTACGATTTTCTGCGAGTCTTGTTTGCCCGGGTCGGCACCGGACATTGCCCCAAGTGCCAATGCGAAATCACGGCCCAGTCGCGTGACGCGATCGTTTCGCGGATTTTGTCACTGCCTGGCGAAGCAACGTTGTGGGTGATGGCGCCGCTGATCCGCGGGCAAAAAGGGGAGTTCCGCGATCTGTTCGAGGACCTGCGCAAGCATGGGTTCTCGCTCGCCCGCGTCGATGGCGAGACGATCCGGCTGAGCGATCCACCGCATCTCGATCGCCAACACCGCCACGATGTCGAAGTCGTAGTCGACCGCATTGATCCCGATTCACGCGATCGCGGCCGGATCACCGAAGCGATCGAAACCGGATTGAAGCTGGGGGAATCCAGTGTGGTCGTTTCGCTGTCCGAAGCGAATGATCGCGACGCCGGCAAACCGTCCGATGACCTGCTTTACTCGTCGCGTTACTCATGCGGTTCGTGTGGCCAAAGCTTCAAACCGCCCACGCCGCAACTGTTCAGTTTCAACAGCCCTCAAGGCATGTGCGAAGCCTGTGACGGGCTGGGCCGGTTGTACACGTTTGTGCCTGAGTTGTTGGTCCCCGACCCAACCAAATCGGTTCGCAAGGGAGCGATCGAACTGCTCGGATCTTGGAGCGATATGGGGCGATACCGCCGTCACGTCTATCAAGGCGTTGCCAAGGCGATGGACGAGATGCTCGAGCTAAAAGACGGCACGATGCTCGAAGGACCGTGGCAAGATTTGCCGGAACAAGCCAAGCACGTTTGGTTGTGGGGCAGCGACGATTCGCTTGAGTTCACTTGGAAAGGCAATAGCCGCGCCAAGACGTACTCGGATTCATTCGACGGTTTCATCCCCGAACTACTGGCTCGTTACCGTACGAACAAGAACAAGATGCAACAGCGTCAGTTCGAAAAGTACATGAACACGATCGAGTGCGTCGATTGCCATTCACAGCGGCTGAATCCGCAAGCCTGTGCGGTCACGCTGACCACAAAAAGCCAAAAACACATTGCAGCGGCCGGTACGGACAAAGCCTCGCTTCCTACGCTGTGTGAATTACCAATCGATGAATTGATCGAGTTTTTCAGCGACATCCAGCTCAGCGACACTGATGCAACCATTGCATCAGAAGCACTCAAAGAGATCCGTACGCGGCTAGGGTTTCTGTTGGGCGTCGGACTCGACTACCTCACCCTCGGACGCACCGCGCCGACGCTTTCCGGAGGCGAATCGCAGCGAATTCGCTTGGCGGGTCAAATCGGCAGTGGGCTGGTTGGCGTGCTGTATATCTTGGACGAGCCCTCGATCGGATTGCATCCTCGTGATAACGACCGTTTGATCGAAACGCTGGTCCGACTGCGTGATCGCGGCAACACGTTGATCGTGGTCGAGCACGATGAAGACACGATGCGGGCCTCGGACATGGTCGTCGACTTTGGGCCGGGCCCCGGGGTCAAAGGTGGACGCGTTGTCGCGGCCGGCGACGCGGAAACCGTTTCCAACACGGCCAAAAGCGTGACGGGACAATTTTTGTCGGGCAAACGCAGCATCAATCCGCCGCAAACGCTGCGTCCCATCGACCCGAATTTGCAGTTGACCGTCAAAGGAGCTCGCTTTCACAACCTTCGCGACATCGATGTCTCGATCCCGCTGGCGACGGTCACCTGTGTCACCGGGGTCTCCGGCAGTGGCAAGAGTTCGCTGATCGGCGGGATCGTGGAACCGGCATTGCGAGTCGCACTGAACGGGGCGGAATGTGAAAGTGGCGAACATGATACGATCGAAGGACTCGAGCATCTCGACAAAACCATCGCGATCGATCAATCGCCGATCGGACGTACGCCACGTAGCAACCCGGCGACGTACGTCAAAGTCTTTGACGAAATTCGCAATCTGTATGCCAAATTGCCTGAAGCGAAAACTCGCGGTTACACCGCCAGCCGGTTCAGTTTCAATGTCGATGGCGGTCGCTGCGCGGGATGTGATGGCAACGGCGCGAATAAACTGGAAATGGACTTCCTTGCCGACATCTGGGTGACCTGTCCTGTTTGCCAGGGACGCCGTTACAACCGCGAAACGTTGTCGGTGCAATTCAAAGGCAAATCAATTGCCGATGTGTTGGAGATGGACATCTCGCAATCGTTGGCGTTGTTCAAAGACATTCCCAAGATTGCCGAAAAGCTGCAAACGCTGGTCGACGTTGGATTGGAATACCTGAAACTGGGGCAACCCTCGCCAACGCTCTCTGGTGGCGAAGCACAACGAATCAAGCTTTCGCGTGAACTCAGCAAACGGGAAACCGGACGCACGTTGTACGTGTTGGATGAACCGACAACGGGATTGCACTTTGCCGATATTGAACTGCTGTTAAAGGTCATCCACGGACTGGCCGATCGCGGCAACACGATCGTGATCGTCGAGCACAACACCGACGTGATCAAAACCGCCGACTGGGTCATCGACTTGGGTCCCGAAGGGGGCGCCGGTGGCGGAATGGTCGTGGCCGAAGGTCGTCCCGCAGACGTTGCCAAGGTCGCCGGCAGTTACACCGGTGCGGCGATTGCCAAATCGCTCGGCATGAAACCGCGAAAAACGGCAGCCAAACCGAGCGAAAACATCCTATCGAGCATCATCACGACGACGGCCAGTACAAACACGCATGTGTTGGTCGAAGGTGCGACCGAGCACAACTTGAAATCGGTCGACGTCGAGATTCCTCGCGACGCGATGACGGTGTTCTGTGGCCCGAGCGGTAGCGGCAAAAGCTCGTTGGCGATGGACACGATCTACGCCGAAGGACAACGGCGTTACGTCGAGTCGCTGTCCTCGTACGCTCGACAATTCATTGGCCAAGTGCAGAAACCCAAAGTCGAACGGATCGAAGGGCTTTCGCCTGCGGTGGCACTTGAGCAAAAGAATTTGGGTCATTCGCCGCGAAGTACCGTCGGCACGGTGACCGAGATTTACGATTACTTGCGAATCTTGATGGCTCGGCTTGGGACGATGTATTGTCCCGATTGCCAGGTGCCCGTGGGCACTCAGACGCCCGACCAAATCGTCGACAAGATCATGGCACTTCCCGAGGGAACGCGGGCCATGTTGATGGCGCCAATCGAAGTGCAGTCGGGGCCGGCATCCGAAGACACCTGGCAATCCCTTCGCAGCACCGGATACCAACGGGTGCGAATCGATGGGGTGACCACATCGCTGGACACCGCCCCGATGCTCGACGCGAGACAGCGTCATGAAGTCCAAGTGGTGGTCGACCGCATCGTGGTCCAAGAATCGGATCGATCACGAATCAGTGACAGTATCGAACAAGCCTTGTCGCTCGGCATCGGAGTGTTGCAAGTCGGGTTTGCCGAAGCCGACGTCGAAGAAAAGTTGTGGAAAGTGGTCACGCATAGCCAACACTTGGTGTGTGGCGATTGCGGGCGTTCATTCAACAATTTGACGCCGCACCATTTCTCGTTCAACTCAGCGGTCGGCTGGTGTCCTCAGTGCGAAGGACTTGGCACGCAAACGGGAACCAATCCGGCGGCGCTGATCACCTCACCCACGGCAACGCTGCTCGAGGGGGCGTCGCTGCTGTGGCCGTCGGTCGACCAATCGGTGTCCCGGTGGATGATGCGTGCGTTTTCTCGTCAAACGCGAATTCCAATGGACGTGCCGTTTGACAATCTCACCGTCAGCCAACGCCGGATCTTGTTCCATGGGACTGGCGAACGTTGGATCGAAGTGCGTGAAAGCGATCGCGAAGCGGCTGCGAAAACGGCCTCGAAGCAAGACGTCGTGGTGTTCCGATACCAATTCAAAGGCTTTTATCCCGCGCTTGCCGAAGCGGCGCGTTTGACACCAGGACTACGAGGCAAGTTGGAACAATTTGTCGACGAAATCGATTGCAGTGCGTGCGATGGATCTCGGTTGCAAGAAGACGCCGCAGCGGTACGTTGGCGGGGACACACGATTGCCGATATTGTCCACATGCCACTGGTTCGCCTCGCCGAACAAATCGCAACTTGGAAATTGGACAAACGAGAACGCAAAATCGCCGGCGAATTGGTGCGTGAGATCACCTCGCGAATCCATTTCCTGCTGGACGTCGGGCTCGATTACTTGACGCTGCACCGAGGCGCCGCAACGCTCTCGGGCGGCGAAGCGCAGCGGATTCGCTTGGCAGCTCAATTGGGCAGCGGTCTGTGTGGCGTGTTGTATGTGCTGGACGAACCGACGATCGGGCTGCATCCACGCGATAACCAACGACTGATCGGGGCACTGCATCGATTGCGTGATCTTGGCAACACGCTGTTGGTGGTCGAGCATGACCATGACGTGATTGCCAGCAGCGATTACTTGGCGGACTTTGGCCCCCGCGCAGGCCGCTATGGCGGACGCATCGTTGCTCGCGGCGAACCAACCAAGGTGCTGCCGGTCGATCAATCGGTCACCGCCGGTTACATCAACGGCACCAAATCGATCGCGGTCCCAGCGAACCGCCGTCCCACCTTTGGTCCGAATGGCTCGGCGTACGTGCAAGTGTTAAAGATCACCGGAGCCAGAGAGAACAATCTCAGCGGCGTGGATGTGCAGCTTCCGCTAGGCGTGCTCACCGCGATTACCGGTCCGAGCGGCAGCGGCAAAAGTTCGTTGATCGAAGGCGTCCTGTACCCCGCATTGGCTCGACGACTGCATCGCGCTCGCGTTCGTCCCGGTCGCTATGAAAAACTCGAAGGCGTTCGCTTTATCGACAAAGTGATCCAGGTTGACCAGTCGCCGCTGGGCAATAGTCCGACCAGTAACCCGGCAACCTACACTGGCGTGTTTGACTTGATTCGCCAAGTCTTTGCCGAGCTTCCCGAAGCCATCGAGCGACGTTTCACTGCGCGGACATTTAGTTTCAACGTGGCTGGCGGTCGCTGTGACACGTGTGAAGGCAGCGGTCAATTGAAGATCGAAATGCACTTTTTACCCGATGTCTGGGTGCCTTGCGAGGAATGCGATTCACGCCGTTACCATCCGGATGTACTGGAGGTCAAATACCACGGCGCCTCGATCGCCGACGTGCTAGAGATGCAGTGCGGCGAAGCGCTCGAATTGTTCGCCGAACATGACAAGATCTCGCGGATCCTGCAGACCATTTGTGACGTCGGACTCGAATATGTCACACTCGGTCAATCGGCACCGACCCTCTCAGGCGGTGAAGCGCAACGTGTTAAATTGGCGGCAGAACTCGCACGCCCGATGACCGGGCGAACGCTGTATATCCTGGACGAACCGACAACCGGTTTGCACTTTGACGACATTGAAAAGTTGTTGGGGGTACTGCAGCGATTGGTCGAAATGGGTAACACCGTCGTCGTGATCGAGCACAACCTGGATGTAATCAAATGCGCCGACTGGATTATCGACATGGGGCCGGGCGCGGGAGTCGAAGGGGGCCAGATCGTTTTCGAAGGAACGCCCGAAGCGTTAGCGGCTACTTGCACGAACAAAAAACGAGGCGCCGTCGTCTCGTCGACCGCTCCGTTTTTGGCCGAGGTCTTGGGGCACAAAGTGCCCGCCAGTGCGAAACGAAAAGCGTTGCCGAAGGCGACGAAAAAAACAGCCACGAAGAAGAAAGCGACGGCGAAGAAAAAATCCAGCAAACCAGCTGCGGAAAAATCGGCGACCAATGGCGAGGTCGAGCGAGACGAGGTGAGTGCGACGGAGACCAACGACAGTGTTCATCCGTGGAAGGTGCTCGGACGCCGCTGGCACTCGTTGGGCAAAGGATTCCCGGCCGACACCGAACCTGAGTGGCCAATCGAGTTGGCCGACATGATCTTAAAGTTGCTCGAGAATGTCGCCGGTGATAATTCACTGCGATTTGACGCTCCCGATCGAGTCGTCGTGCGTCCGCAGGGCCAGCAAAGAAATTGGGCCGAGGTCGAGACCAAGGCTCCCGAATCACTCAAGGTCACGCTGGCGGGCCCCCACGAAGCGGTCGACATGGATCAGCTCAGCGCACTTGGGTTCAACGGTGCCGTACAGCCGGCGGCAACCGAACAAGCCGAAGTGACGTTGCGGTTGACGGAACTAAAACACGCCAGGAGCCGGAAGCTGAAAACGTTCTTAAAACAGCACCTACAGCGAACCATCAAAACCTAG
- a CDS encoding immunity 53 family protein yields MSFSSVENGDVKSSRWASQVTDSLTQLQQWYLANCNGDWEHRYGVSIATLDNPGWSLKIELTGTPCEGRALERTSVGDHDTDDGWHVRWVADNEYHAAGGALMLTTMIDDFLRWANSK; encoded by the coding sequence ATGTCGTTCTCTTCGGTTGAGAACGGCGACGTAAAATCTTCCCGTTGGGCGTCACAGGTGACCGATTCTCTCACACAACTACAGCAATGGTATCTGGCCAATTGCAATGGTGACTGGGAACACAGATACGGTGTGTCTATTGCCACGCTCGACAATCCGGGCTGGTCGCTGAAAATCGAGCTTACCGGCACGCCCTGTGAAGGGCGGGCGCTTGAACGTACTTCAGTCGGTGACCATGACACTGACGACGGGTGGCACGTGCGATGGGTTGCCGACAACGAATATCATGCTGCTGGCGGCGCGTTGATGCTCACAACGATGATCGACGATTTCCTCCGCTGGGCCAACTCAAAGTGA
- a CDS encoding DUF4261 domain-containing protein: MAKGLFTQGMCVLLREPVSIAELEERLKCFELVGRHESIEDDDAPETLVMKYREDVGGHLLVTPSQSTWPDDMGDPDESPERFVAWSLGQFGPLAFPGCLQRAAEQTWGWEDGASAVKEHTAHIRILISYVLGVEETGGEEDEDIPLVPEDYDAVHEMQFVTRAVTELLQLPQAICYFNPGGEVLRDETGLRQGLNYAWSHELPPLDMWTNVRIFKADDAWTLMDTVGNGQLDLPDLEAVYQADKFEPADIERFLRNASLYMLTSDEEIEDGDTADGPGNLTWQALECEQALSDPPRPTIRWIPQDGGEPPEEFLDRGEAEDEFDEDELDDDFLDEDEDDL, translated from the coding sequence ATGGCAAAAGGATTGTTCACTCAGGGGATGTGCGTCCTGCTCCGTGAGCCGGTTTCGATCGCCGAATTAGAAGAGCGGCTAAAGTGTTTCGAGCTGGTCGGACGCCACGAATCGATCGAGGATGACGACGCCCCGGAAACGTTGGTGATGAAATATCGCGAGGACGTGGGCGGTCATTTGTTGGTCACCCCTTCGCAGAGTACTTGGCCCGATGATATGGGGGACCCCGACGAGTCGCCCGAACGCTTTGTCGCTTGGTCGCTAGGCCAATTTGGGCCGCTTGCCTTTCCGGGATGTTTGCAGCGGGCGGCCGAACAAACATGGGGCTGGGAAGATGGCGCCAGCGCGGTCAAAGAGCATACCGCCCATATCCGCATTCTGATCAGCTATGTGCTCGGCGTCGAAGAAACGGGGGGCGAAGAAGACGAAGACATTCCGTTGGTGCCTGAGGACTACGACGCGGTGCACGAGATGCAGTTCGTCACGCGAGCGGTGACCGAATTGCTGCAATTGCCGCAAGCGATTTGTTATTTCAATCCGGGCGGCGAAGTGCTGCGGGACGAGACCGGGCTGCGTCAGGGGTTGAACTATGCGTGGAGCCACGAATTGCCGCCGCTGGACATGTGGACGAACGTGCGGATTTTCAAAGCCGATGATGCCTGGACGCTGATGGACACCGTCGGCAACGGCCAATTGGATCTGCCGGATTTGGAAGCGGTTTATCAAGCCGATAAGTTCGAGCCGGCCGACATTGAGCGATTCTTGCGAAACGCGTCGCTGTACATGTTGACGTCCGACGAAGAGATCGAGGATGGCGATACCGCCGACGGACCTGGCAATTTGACTTGGCAAGCGCTCGAATGCGAACAAGCGTTGTCGGATCCACCGCGACCGACAATTCGCTGGATCCCCCAAGACGGTGGCGAGCCACCGGAAGAGTTTTTGGATCGGGGCGAAGCGGAAGACGAGTTTGACGAAGACGAACTTGACGACGACTTTCTCGATGAAGACGAAGACGATCTTTAA